Proteins co-encoded in one Bremerella sp. TYQ1 genomic window:
- a CDS encoding DUF1592 domain-containing protein, translated as MTAASMVLWASFVTCTLAADPEAPDHFEKTIRPVLDQYCAACHDPEDPDNHIPFLQANTAAQLQHLRGIWGSVAAQLRNRTMPPPDEDQPSEKQRLEVAQWIDDHLRATACELGPYAGNVTTRRLNRLEYENTIRDLVGPQLGYHETFPTDGGGGEGFNNNGETLFLPPMLMERYVEAAQEILDAAIITPPLRQQFSENDLLPADGPMAKGARVLASPGELFAGTVIYVAGDYELTVDVRNSLKKDGKLVLKLDGLPADRFTLNSKYEEQSFSTTVRLSRGFHAIGLRNLKDQSDVGLLRLKIKELGIKRPHEAEVFHARIFQAKDGKYEKSRDAAKRLIHDFAQRAFRRPIDDADIELFLALYDRAEQRNDPYEECVKLALKGILVSPHFLFRIEDTPQSTDLEPIDDFELASRLSYFLWSSMPDERLFNLAKQRKLRETPVLQAEVRRMLQDDKAEIFFETFTGQWLGTKEVGGSVSPINGEYRDIYSSELAADFRAEAIQLTTYIVRENRSILEFLDADYSFLNDRLAKHYGLPQVKGRSLRKVDVTNGQRGGLLGLGGVHMVTSYPQRSSPVLRGAWVLETLLGTPVPSPPDDIPALPKKVSSKSAKTFREQLEKHRDNKSCAACHDLIDPIGFGLDNYDLLGRWRDKTENGKAVDATGVLPSGEKFRGPAELKKILLERKQEFARHLSRKVLGYALGRSLEDPDSCTIESLVTSLEDNGYQMQTLIEQIVLSTPFRNRQQTSSASTPTH; from the coding sequence ATGACAGCAGCTTCCATGGTTTTATGGGCAAGCTTCGTCACATGCACGCTTGCCGCTGATCCGGAAGCTCCGGACCATTTTGAAAAGACGATTCGCCCGGTATTGGACCAATACTGCGCGGCGTGCCACGATCCGGAAGATCCTGACAACCACATTCCCTTTCTCCAAGCGAACACCGCCGCTCAGCTCCAACATCTGCGTGGCATCTGGGGAAGCGTGGCCGCCCAATTGCGCAATCGGACGATGCCGCCGCCCGACGAAGATCAACCGAGCGAAAAGCAGCGGTTGGAAGTCGCACAGTGGATTGACGATCATCTTCGCGCCACCGCGTGCGAGCTTGGTCCGTACGCCGGCAACGTGACAACTCGACGATTGAATCGTCTGGAGTATGAAAACACGATTCGCGATCTCGTTGGTCCGCAGCTTGGCTACCACGAAACGTTTCCGACCGATGGCGGTGGCGGCGAAGGCTTCAACAACAATGGCGAAACGCTGTTCCTGCCGCCGATGCTGATGGAACGCTATGTCGAAGCGGCCCAAGAGATCCTCGACGCGGCAATCATCACCCCGCCGCTCCGGCAACAATTCAGCGAAAACGATTTATTGCCGGCCGATGGTCCCATGGCCAAGGGGGCCCGAGTTCTTGCCTCGCCGGGAGAGCTTTTCGCTGGCACGGTCATCTACGTCGCTGGCGACTACGAGCTAACGGTGGACGTACGGAATTCGTTGAAAAAGGATGGGAAGTTAGTTCTCAAACTCGATGGACTTCCTGCGGATCGCTTTACGTTGAATTCTAAATACGAAGAACAATCGTTTAGCACCACGGTTCGTTTAAGTCGTGGATTCCATGCGATTGGCCTGCGAAACCTGAAGGATCAATCAGACGTTGGGCTCTTACGTCTCAAGATCAAAGAACTCGGCATCAAGCGGCCTCACGAAGCCGAAGTATTTCATGCACGCATCTTTCAAGCGAAGGATGGCAAGTACGAGAAGTCACGTGACGCTGCGAAACGACTGATTCATGACTTCGCACAAAGAGCCTTTCGACGCCCCATCGATGATGCGGATATCGAACTATTTCTGGCACTGTACGACCGTGCTGAGCAGCGTAACGATCCGTACGAAGAGTGCGTCAAGCTGGCGTTAAAAGGAATCTTAGTATCGCCTCACTTCCTCTTCCGCATTGAAGACACTCCGCAATCGACAGACTTGGAACCAATCGACGATTTTGAACTCGCCTCGCGACTCTCTTACTTCCTTTGGTCAAGCATGCCGGACGAGCGTTTGTTCAACCTTGCGAAGCAACGCAAACTTCGGGAGACGCCAGTGCTTCAAGCCGAAGTGCGGCGCATGCTGCAAGACGACAAAGCAGAGATCTTCTTCGAGACATTCACCGGGCAGTGGCTCGGCACCAAGGAAGTCGGTGGAAGCGTCTCCCCCATCAACGGCGAGTACCGCGATATTTACTCGAGCGAATTGGCGGCCGATTTTCGTGCCGAAGCGATCCAACTGACGACGTACATCGTTCGCGAAAACCGCTCCATCCTGGAGTTCCTTGATGCCGACTATAGCTTTCTGAACGACCGTTTGGCCAAGCATTATGGCTTGCCACAAGTGAAGGGCCGGTCGCTTCGCAAAGTCGATGTCACCAACGGGCAGCGAGGCGGACTGCTGGGCCTGGGCGGAGTTCACATGGTGACCTCTTATCCACAGCGATCCAGCCCGGTGCTTCGCGGGGCCTGGGTTTTGGAAACGTTGCTCGGGACGCCTGTTCCTAGTCCACCGGATGATATCCCCGCACTCCCCAAGAAAGTCAGTTCGAAGAGTGCCAAGACGTTTCGTGAACAGTTGGAAAAACACCGCGATAACAAATCGTGCGCGGCGTGCCACGATTTGATCGATCCGATTGGTTTCGGCTTGGACAACTACGACTTGCTGGGCCGCTGGCGAGACAAAACAGAAAATGGAAAAGCGGTCGATGCGACAGGCGTGCTTCCTTCCGGAGAGAAGTTTCGAGGTCCCGCCGAGCTAAAGAAGATTCTGCTGGAAAGAAAGCAGGAATTTGCTCGTCATTTAAGCCGAAAAGTCTTAGGTTATGCCTTAGGACGCAGCCTGGAAGATCCTGACAGTTGCACCATCGAGTCGCTCGTTACTTCGCTGGAAGATAACGGCTATCAAATGCAAACGCTGATCGAACAGATCGTCCTCAGCACGCCATTCCGCAATCGTCAACAGACCTCCTCCGCATCGACACCCACCCACTAA
- a CDS encoding DUF1552 domain-containing protein produces the protein MPQPISRRTLLKGTGAALALPWLESMSHRSWGSETLNEPPKRAAFLFVPNGVRSDQWNPAKSEDGNFELTPMLQPLKDVKEEITLLENLWHKQTVGRNGHWPKVPAWLSGGFVERTSGRDINTGGISVDQVLASKIGDRTPLPSLELGVDAAYTGVDNVGGGFTRIYGSHIAWRDPHTPVPKEIVPRLAFDRLFRTTTAGPVVSGFNPNQKAVADSLARDDASVLDLVLEDAKSLRGKVGEGDRAKLDEYLESVRSVEKRIETALKPQKRWINDGRFDLPRPGPGIPDSHEEHVRLMLDIMVLAFWTDTTRISTFMLGNAQTGRNFSFIDGVRGSFHGLSHHRNQEKEREQYEKIVLWHLSQYAYLIDKMRKLDEGGRSLLDNSLVMYGSSIKDGNTHQEEDLPLLIAGQGGGTFRTNRRITAPKKTPLCNMYVSLLRHMGVEAERFGDSTGHLEGWS, from the coding sequence ATGCCTCAACCGATCTCTAGACGGACGCTTCTCAAAGGCACCGGAGCAGCGCTCGCTTTGCCGTGGCTGGAATCGATGAGCCACCGTAGCTGGGGCTCGGAAACGCTTAACGAGCCACCGAAACGTGCGGCGTTTTTATTTGTGCCCAATGGAGTGCGTTCCGACCAATGGAACCCTGCGAAAAGCGAAGATGGCAACTTCGAACTAACTCCGATGCTCCAGCCGCTCAAGGATGTCAAAGAAGAGATTACGCTGCTGGAAAACCTCTGGCACAAGCAAACGGTCGGCCGCAATGGGCACTGGCCCAAAGTGCCCGCATGGCTTTCCGGCGGTTTCGTTGAACGAACATCTGGTCGTGACATCAACACCGGCGGCATTTCGGTCGATCAGGTCCTGGCCAGCAAGATCGGCGACCGAACCCCACTTCCATCATTAGAACTGGGTGTCGATGCGGCGTATACCGGCGTCGATAACGTCGGCGGGGGATTCACGCGAATATATGGTTCGCACATTGCCTGGCGAGATCCACACACACCAGTCCCTAAGGAAATCGTTCCTCGCCTGGCGTTCGATCGCTTGTTCCGCACAACCACGGCCGGCCCGGTTGTTTCTGGGTTCAATCCCAATCAAAAAGCGGTCGCCGATTCGCTCGCTCGAGACGATGCCAGCGTACTCGACTTGGTGCTGGAAGATGCGAAGTCGCTACGTGGAAAAGTAGGTGAAGGAGATCGCGCGAAGCTCGACGAGTACCTCGAGTCGGTTCGTAGTGTCGAGAAACGAATCGAGACAGCTTTGAAGCCGCAGAAGCGATGGATCAATGATGGGCGTTTCGATCTGCCGCGGCCAGGTCCGGGGATACCTGACAGTCACGAAGAGCACGTGCGTCTGATGCTCGATATTATGGTGCTCGCTTTTTGGACCGACACCACGCGTATCTCGACGTTCATGCTCGGCAACGCACAAACTGGTCGTAACTTTAGTTTCATCGACGGCGTGCGGGGATCGTTCCACGGACTGTCGCATCACCGCAATCAAGAGAAGGAACGAGAGCAGTACGAAAAGATCGTATTGTGGCATCTTTCGCAGTATGCCTACTTGATCGACAAGATGCGAAAACTTGACGAAGGGGGCCGATCGCTGCTGGATAACAGCCTAGTGATGTACGGTTCGAGCATCAAAGATGGAAACACCCACCAGGAAGAGGATTTGCCGCTACTGATCGCGGGGCAGGGGGGTGGTACTTTCCGCACCAACCGCCGAATCACGGCCCCGAAGAAGACGCCGTTGTGTAATATGTATGTTTCTCTGTTACGTCACATGGGTGTCGAAGCAGAACGATTCGGCGACAGCACCGGCCACCTGGAAGGATGGAGCTAG
- a CDS encoding DUF983 domain-containing protein, whose amino-acid sequence MKRFFLLVGRSMALRCPACGECGVQRGWFTMKPKCENCGIVYEREPGFFLGSIYFNYGLTSLMVAIVIPILLFQQIASGPILIGSGVAFALLFPLLFFPWARSLWLGFDEYCDPRDGGSQGPSQRRAST is encoded by the coding sequence GTGAAACGATTCTTCTTACTGGTAGGGCGAAGCATGGCACTTCGCTGTCCTGCTTGCGGCGAATGCGGCGTGCAGCGGGGGTGGTTTACGATGAAGCCAAAGTGCGAAAACTGCGGGATCGTTTACGAACGCGAGCCTGGCTTCTTTCTCGGATCGATCTACTTCAACTACGGTCTGACGTCGCTGATGGTTGCGATTGTCATTCCGATCTTGCTTTTTCAACAGATCGCCAGCGGCCCCATCTTGATTGGATCTGGAGTCGCGTTCGCGCTGTTGTTTCCGCTGTTGTTCTTTCCCTGGGCACGGAGCCTTTGGTTGGGATTTGACGAATATTGCGACCCCCGCGATGGCGGATCTCAAGGACCATCGCAACGTAGGGCTAGCACGTAA
- a CDS encoding transporter, with amino-acid sequence MPRSILFAAVPLTLLLIVPAICYAQFPMESVAENAFESFEEDEIETDRDSFTPSTSVVGHGRFVFEAAHSFIDNRGVPETHSFPEIITRYGISENIELRVGWNYEVGGAGSPISGNVPDSFEEESEIERESRILYGAKFFLTEQCDWIPESSLIVQGFTPTSGEANDTSLSATYVSGWEFDNGWIWDSALRYSTSSEEEDHFNVWAPSTVLKVPFCERWKGHVEYFGVFTDGREEASTQHFFSPGVHYLICPDLEVGVRVGWGLNDQSPNFFSNVGLGVRF; translated from the coding sequence ATGCCACGCTCCATTCTTTTTGCTGCCGTGCCGCTGACGCTGTTGCTGATTGTTCCTGCAATTTGCTACGCGCAGTTTCCGATGGAAAGCGTCGCCGAAAACGCGTTCGAGTCGTTCGAAGAAGACGAAATCGAAACCGATCGTGATTCGTTCACCCCTTCCACCAGCGTTGTCGGGCATGGCCGATTTGTATTCGAGGCAGCTCACTCTTTCATCGATAATCGCGGCGTACCGGAAACGCATAGCTTTCCCGAGATCATTACGCGATATGGCATCTCGGAAAATATTGAACTGCGTGTCGGTTGGAACTATGAAGTGGGTGGGGCCGGAAGTCCCATCTCAGGAAACGTTCCCGACTCGTTTGAAGAAGAATCAGAAATCGAACGAGAGAGCCGAATACTGTATGGAGCCAAGTTCTTTTTGACCGAACAGTGCGACTGGATCCCAGAAAGCTCGCTGATCGTGCAAGGCTTCACGCCCACAAGCGGCGAAGCCAATGACACGAGCTTGTCGGCTACCTATGTTAGCGGTTGGGAATTCGACAATGGTTGGATCTGGGATTCCGCACTGCGGTATAGTACCAGCAGTGAAGAAGAAGACCACTTCAACGTTTGGGCACCATCAACCGTTCTGAAGGTCCCCTTTTGCGAACGCTGGAAAGGACACGTCGAGTACTTTGGTGTCTTTACCGATGGTCGCGAGGAAGCGAGCACGCAGCACTTCTTCAGCCCCGGCGTGCATTATCTGATTTGCCCCGACTTGGAAGTGGGCGTTCGTGTTGGCTGGGGTTTGAACGATCAGTCGCCCAATTTCTTCAGCAACGTCGGTTTGGGCGTACGGTTCTAA
- a CDS encoding EF-hand domain-containing protein: protein MMSRFPGRKKRTKRSVRLSSNRIHTVQMQQLEARQMLAGDMMVENSPPVVEFALSDVTAKQGTPARLLDVSYVFSDADVGDSLSISVESNSNAAIVTPSMGEESLLLVFSEQTLGTSTITLKATDTAGESVMYSFDVNLISSDSGELSARIASADSATSVGTTHNAPLQPETLHEWESAQLELWYTIGSDTPTGPFNFATEILASPELYAQPTEGETLGDSFVVSTHTIFGSHRTVVTVNGLDLSSFQSGDRVLVATLQYAPSVENGVGVVMDGVTDFPEYFQDTIFTLESAFFANGSGLAVQSNIDSRIAPVVFDATDDGKVSLADFGKFVENFGRSSDPSQPNYSSTAGQFDYNRDGRVSLADYGMFVISFGSQRGSRLFAEMPGLTTPWTEAESTLPAGMDIAIADAVDHVFDEANQILYVTTEDGHLERWDYENQVLLARYEDIAQQPSGLDITVDGAYAYVGDAVAVVTHGTVWKVDLTDGSKTALTYARSGNEQGVYDLAIAANGKAYFTTDFAGSGWTPLREIDLATGLMTNLRGVRQNTGITRGENRSLLYFQESNISSGPTFTYNANTDTFSDYLDTHRFVGNLPAAVSPNGEKVAVNNSLLNAQLSDEFIGGTLGYALTFDGDRPLLYGVDIESNEVLVHDARTLQLLRRISIGADVSASVEMSISSDSKHLFITTVTGIRQIATAFPGGNPHDLQAPEGRVLRFQNDAIDEALPWITLHFSEPITGLTLDEIRFSRDGGENLLTGNELLFSLNGGRTWILFGAETLMTTPGVYTMHIDSDGTSIQDFAGNRLGNDIIEIWTRSISESDDVLLPIEGIRDQVYDEVNGILYITTEDGDLQRWDVAAQRLLASINDVVALPGGLDVTADGRYAFVGEAATGMGQGLVWKIDLVTGQRTVTRYDYESAERGVFDIEIGADEQAYFTTSFAGSSSIPLRSIDVVTDELFTHRNVRQNTSITRGEDRSILFFQESNSSNGPVFTYDVHSQTFPAAANTGMFVGSLPDAVSRDGNLIAFLNSVVDSSDFSTYTVGFPDAIAYVFDPTRDVLYVADAERDEIVAYDPLTGSEITSFPIGEDISGIERMTINEDASLVFLTTDSGLRQIPLAVADGDVVPPLAAFATPMPSVRYNAVGSLTLHFNEPVTGVTLDDFVLTVNGDGNLLTGSETVVSTDGGRTWVISGLANVNDTVGNYQLTLIASGSGIEDFAGNTFAVDASIPWNIITESSGGELLAFGNVHNHVFDPVSGILYVTTQDGSLHRWDVNSQTLLDSFSEIANNPSGLDITPDGEFAYIGDRVTGPTGGIVWKVNLSTGEKTALIYELEFAEQGVRELVIAGNGKAFFTTSYGGSGWTPIHQIDLATDVITNLQDVTGNTEMFRSADRNVVFFREGNISSGPIFTYNATTDSFSSTTNLNSSITRRPAAVNSDGSLIVLIDQIFDGTDLSSRTSMGLGVSSGYVFHPTEDLLFVVDSDQDVVIAYDPINFTTLDTFPIGEGLSSFFLTGTIEMSITADGSTIFVTTPQGIRAIPVSLSLPSQQAASFLLEGESTSGTPVESAALTIPLGTPLLLDYRFQEESSEPAPEPDLFPSQYDFQELWAAIPWEGMPNEPSPSEDYEDSVDEVFEEEGEAWCEIGV, encoded by the coding sequence ATGATGAGCCGTTTCCCTGGTCGCAAGAAGCGAACGAAACGTTCGGTCCGTTTGTCATCGAATCGAATCCACACGGTACAAATGCAGCAGCTCGAAGCACGGCAGATGCTCGCCGGCGACATGATGGTGGAGAACAGCCCGCCGGTCGTCGAATTTGCATTAAGTGACGTCACCGCCAAGCAAGGAACTCCGGCCCGGCTGCTTGATGTCAGTTATGTGTTTTCCGATGCGGACGTCGGCGACTCGCTTTCTATCTCGGTGGAGTCGAACTCGAACGCGGCCATCGTCACGCCGTCGATGGGCGAGGAATCTTTGCTGCTGGTGTTTTCGGAACAGACTCTCGGCACATCAACGATCACGCTCAAAGCAACCGACACCGCCGGCGAGTCGGTTATGTATTCGTTCGATGTCAACTTAATCAGTAGTGATAGTGGAGAGCTCTCGGCACGAATCGCTTCCGCCGATTCTGCCACCTCGGTCGGTACAACGCATAACGCTCCTCTTCAGCCAGAGACTCTACACGAATGGGAATCCGCTCAGCTCGAACTTTGGTACACGATCGGCTCCGATACACCCACTGGCCCGTTCAATTTCGCGACCGAGATTCTCGCGAGTCCGGAGCTCTATGCCCAACCAACGGAAGGAGAAACGCTCGGTGATAGTTTCGTCGTCAGCACGCACACGATCTTTGGATCGCACCGAACGGTCGTTACCGTCAACGGATTGGATCTTAGCAGCTTCCAATCAGGCGATCGTGTTCTTGTCGCCACGCTTCAATATGCACCCAGCGTCGAGAATGGCGTTGGCGTGGTGATGGATGGAGTGACTGATTTCCCCGAATATTTCCAAGACACGATCTTCACGCTCGAATCCGCGTTTTTCGCGAACGGATCAGGCCTTGCCGTTCAATCGAACATTGACAGTCGAATTGCTCCGGTTGTGTTCGATGCCACCGACGACGGCAAAGTCAGCTTGGCCGACTTTGGGAAGTTCGTCGAAAATTTTGGGCGATCCAGCGACCCTAGTCAGCCCAACTATTCCAGCACGGCCGGCCAGTTCGACTACAATCGCGACGGCCGCGTTAGCCTGGCCGATTACGGGATGTTTGTGATTAGCTTCGGCTCTCAGCGTGGAAGCAGACTGTTCGCCGAAATGCCCGGCCTGACAACTCCCTGGACCGAAGCGGAGTCCACCCTGCCCGCAGGCATGGATATCGCCATTGCGGATGCCGTCGATCATGTTTTCGACGAAGCAAATCAAATCTTGTACGTCACCACCGAGGATGGTCATCTAGAACGCTGGGATTACGAAAACCAAGTATTGCTCGCCCGTTACGAAGACATCGCCCAGCAGCCAAGTGGGTTGGATATCACCGTTGATGGCGCTTATGCGTACGTAGGCGATGCCGTTGCGGTGGTAACCCATGGTACCGTCTGGAAAGTTGATTTAACCGACGGTAGCAAGACGGCGCTAACCTATGCACGCAGTGGTAACGAACAAGGGGTTTACGACCTGGCAATCGCTGCCAATGGTAAAGCCTACTTTACGACCGACTTTGCCGGTTCAGGATGGACGCCACTCCGCGAAATTGATTTAGCCACGGGCCTCATGACAAATCTAAGAGGCGTCCGGCAGAATACAGGGATTACCCGCGGCGAGAACCGTTCGCTGTTGTACTTCCAGGAAAGCAATATTTCGTCGGGACCCACGTTCACTTACAACGCCAATACCGATACCTTCTCCGATTATCTCGACACGCATCGCTTCGTCGGCAATTTGCCCGCAGCGGTCAGCCCCAATGGTGAGAAAGTCGCCGTCAATAATTCGCTGCTCAACGCCCAGTTGAGTGATGAATTTATCGGGGGAACTTTGGGGTACGCGTTGACGTTCGATGGAGATCGCCCGCTGCTATATGGCGTCGATATCGAAAGTAACGAGGTGCTTGTGCACGACGCCAGAACGTTGCAATTGCTGCGGCGAATTTCCATCGGCGCGGATGTGTCGGCGAGCGTCGAGATGTCGATTAGTAGCGATTCGAAGCACTTATTCATCACGACAGTGACCGGCATCCGTCAGATAGCCACGGCATTTCCAGGGGGCAATCCGCATGATCTTCAAGCCCCAGAAGGTCGTGTCTTGCGATTTCAAAACGATGCGATCGACGAAGCCCTTCCCTGGATCACGTTACATTTCAGCGAGCCCATTACTGGCCTGACGCTTGACGAAATTCGTTTCAGCCGCGATGGCGGTGAAAATCTGCTGACTGGTAACGAGCTGTTGTTCTCGCTCAACGGTGGCCGAACTTGGATTTTGTTTGGTGCAGAAACGCTGATGACCACGCCTGGCGTGTATACCATGCACATCGATTCGGACGGCACCAGTATTCAGGATTTTGCTGGGAATCGACTCGGTAACGATATTATCGAAATATGGACTCGATCCATTTCCGAATCCGATGACGTCCTGCTTCCGATAGAAGGAATTCGAGATCAGGTCTACGACGAAGTCAACGGAATCCTTTATATCACCACCGAAGATGGCGACTTACAGCGGTGGGACGTCGCTGCACAGCGTCTGTTGGCGAGTATCAATGATGTTGTCGCCCTGCCTGGTGGATTAGACGTCACCGCCGATGGACGGTATGCCTTTGTGGGAGAAGCCGCCACCGGCATGGGGCAAGGACTCGTCTGGAAGATTGACTTGGTTACCGGTCAGAGGACAGTTACCCGTTATGACTATGAAAGCGCAGAGCGGGGTGTTTTCGACATCGAAATCGGTGCGGACGAGCAAGCTTACTTCACAACAAGTTTTGCTGGGTCAAGCTCGATTCCACTACGCTCGATTGATGTGGTGACCGACGAGCTTTTTACGCATCGTAACGTCCGCCAAAATACAAGCATCACACGAGGAGAGGATCGTTCGATTCTCTTCTTCCAAGAGTCGAATAGTTCGAACGGGCCAGTCTTTACCTACGACGTCCATAGCCAAACGTTTCCTGCTGCTGCAAATACGGGCATGTTCGTCGGCTCTTTGCCGGATGCGGTGAGTCGCGACGGAAACCTAATCGCATTTCTTAACTCGGTCGTCGATTCGAGCGACTTTTCGACGTACACCGTCGGGTTTCCCGATGCGATAGCCTACGTTTTTGATCCAACACGCGACGTCCTGTATGTGGCCGACGCGGAACGTGATGAAATTGTCGCCTATGATCCGCTGACAGGCTCAGAAATTACCAGCTTCCCGATCGGCGAAGACATTTCAGGTATCGAGCGAATGACCATCAACGAGGATGCGAGCCTCGTTTTCCTGACCACCGACTCAGGCCTGCGGCAAATTCCTCTGGCAGTCGCCGATGGTGATGTGGTTCCGCCACTTGCAGCATTCGCTACCCCAATGCCTTCGGTCCGATACAACGCGGTCGGCTCGTTGACGCTTCATTTCAATGAGCCAGTAACAGGCGTCACTCTGGATGACTTCGTCCTGACGGTGAATGGCGATGGAAATCTTCTTACCGGTAGCGAGACAGTTGTCTCGACCGATGGAGGCCGGACTTGGGTGATTTCAGGGCTTGCCAATGTGAACGATACCGTTGGCAACTACCAGCTGACGCTTATTGCCAGCGGTTCGGGCATTGAAGACTTTGCTGGCAACACGTTTGCGGTCGATGCGTCGATTCCGTGGAATATCATTACCGAAAGTTCCGGCGGCGAGCTGCTTGCGTTCGGGAACGTACACAATCATGTTTTCGATCCGGTCTCAGGCATCCTTTATGTCACGACCCAAGATGGATCGCTGCATCGCTGGGATGTCAATTCTCAGACGCTGCTGGATAGTTTCTCGGAAATCGCCAACAATCCGAGTGGTTTGGATATTACGCCTGACGGCGAGTTTGCCTATATCGGAGACCGAGTGACCGGGCCGACAGGTGGAATCGTTTGGAAGGTTAATCTAAGCACTGGAGAAAAAACGGCTTTGATTTATGAGTTGGAATTTGCCGAACAAGGAGTTCGCGAGCTCGTCATCGCTGGCAACGGAAAAGCCTTTTTCACGACCAGCTACGGTGGTTCTGGCTGGACACCGATCCATCAGATCGACCTCGCAACGGATGTGATTACTAATCTGCAGGACGTGACCGGCAACACGGAAATGTTTCGCAGTGCGGACCGAAATGTCGTGTTCTTCCGAGAGGGGAACATTTCGTCAGGCCCCATCTTCACATATAACGCAACGACGGACAGTTTCTCGAGCACTACGAATCTGAACAGTTCCATTACCCGTCGGCCGGCGGCAGTAAACAGCGATGGAAGTCTCATTGTGCTGATCGACCAAATCTTCGATGGCACGGACCTTTCATCAAGGACCAGCATGGGACTGGGGGTCAGCAGTGGCTATGTTTTTCATCCCACCGAAGACTTGCTGTTTGTTGTCGACTCTGATCAGGATGTCGTGATTGCCTACGATCCGATCAACTTTACCACGCTCGATACCTTTCCGATCGGTGAAGGGCTTTCCAGTTTCTTTCTGACTGGCACCATCGAGATGTCGATCACTGCGGATGGTTCGACTATCTTTGTGACAACGCCGCAGGGGATTCGGGCCATTCCTGTTTCGCTTTCCCTTCCCTCGCAGCAAGCGGCTAGTTTCCTGCTCGAAGGAGAATCCACTTCCGGAACGCCCGTTGAATCGGCTGCATTGACAATACCACTGGGCACTCCGCTGTTGCTGGACTATAGATTCCAAGAGGAAAGTTCGGAGCCCGCGCCAGAGCCAGATCTGTTCCCATCGCAATACGATTTCCAAGAATTGTGGGCGGCAATTCCGTGGGAAGGGATGCCGAACGAACCGAGTCCTTCCGAAGACTACGAAGATTCCGTTGACGAAGTCTTCGAGGAAGAGGGAGAAGCCTGGTGCGAAATTGGTGTCTAA
- a CDS encoding alpha/beta fold hydrolase — protein sequence MCVDVDAKTRLSVTYSFHPANGEESRHVVVIHHGILHSCEHFQKLIAAFNDRHISVVMVDQQSENSQDKNWITIGEYVLGLKAAIEQFQRDNPTYSIGIYVFHSMGANIGEVMQREFPELREPTVLIAPIPKILGALPIFVRFLFTRPISLAKAILNADLKSMASPPEQTRKVFFDDDTDDDIVNQAHSQLKQSSFVSYLQVTFRWILTGCIARRTLPHLLLIRSKTDYIFKPWEFWWTRWWFRKQLRGDVLIPGGHDCFIENAEPTADCIAEFFKHHKELKIHSAHQGIKGSSRASASSQASNKAD from the coding sequence ATGTGTGTCGATGTCGATGCGAAAACACGGTTGAGCGTTACCTACTCTTTTCATCCTGCCAACGGAGAAGAAAGCCGACATGTCGTGGTGATTCATCACGGCATTTTGCACTCCTGCGAGCATTTCCAAAAGTTGATCGCTGCATTTAACGACCGCCATATTTCAGTCGTCATGGTCGATCAGCAATCGGAAAATTCCCAGGACAAAAATTGGATTACGATCGGAGAATATGTCCTGGGATTGAAGGCCGCGATTGAGCAGTTTCAACGAGACAATCCAACGTATTCCATCGGTATCTACGTCTTTCATTCGATGGGAGCCAACATTGGCGAAGTCATGCAGCGAGAGTTTCCGGAGCTGCGAGAACCCACCGTACTGATCGCGCCAATTCCGAAGATCCTCGGAGCATTGCCGATCTTCGTTCGGTTTCTTTTTACCCGGCCAATCAGTTTGGCAAAGGCCATTTTAAATGCCGACTTGAAGTCGATGGCGTCTCCCCCGGAACAGACTCGCAAAGTCTTTTTTGATGACGACACCGATGACGACATCGTTAACCAAGCCCACTCTCAGTTGAAGCAGTCCTCGTTCGTGTCGTACCTGCAAGTGACGTTTCGGTGGATCCTGACGGGCTGCATCGCTCGCAGAACACTGCCGCATCTTTTATTGATCCGCAGCAAGACGGACTATATCTTCAAGCCTTGGGAGTTCTGGTGGACGCGGTGGTGGTTTCGCAAACAACTCCGAGGCGACGTTTTAATACCGGGCGGGCACGATTGCTTTATTGAGAATGCCGAGCCAACCGCGGACTGCATTGCCGAGTTTTTCAAGCATCACAAAGAGTTGAAAATACATAGCGCTCATCAGGGCATAAAGGGATCTTCCAGAGCGTCAGCCTCATCTCAAGCAAGCAACAAAGCGGATTAG